The region TAATACTAAGGAGTAAATAAGGTTCTAAACTTCCATCCTTTAGTGGATTATCTTTGTAGCCGGCAAATTTTAAATTTTTGGCTGTGAATGCATTTTCATTAACAATAAGGTAACCGCCCCTTGGTAAATCCTGAAGATGAACCTTTAGAGCTGCCGGATTCATCGCAATCAAAACATCTGGGTAATCGCCCGGAGTATGAATATCGGTAGAACTGAACTGTAGCTGGAATGCGCTCACACCGGCGACAGAACCCGCAGGAGCTCGAATTTCCGCGGGATAATCCGGTAGCGTCGCAATATCATTGCCAATCATTCCGGACGTTTCAGTAAAGCGTGTACCGGTAAGTTGCATTCCGTCACCGGAATCGCCGGCAAATCGAATTACTACGCGTTCTTTTTGTTCTAAATTTTTTGGCATAATGGAATGATTATTAAGGCTTTGAGTAAATAACTAAGAGGATACTCTTTGCCCATTTTTAGGATTATTTTTCGCCGGTTCTTTTTCTTCTTTGGACATGACCAAGGTCTCAATTTACCAAGTCCAAATCACTTGGAGCAATGGGTTATCATTTTTTTTCAGTTCATTGCTTTCTGATTTCAGAAAGCTTAAAATCGGGTTATGATAGATGAACTAGAAGATCCCGGGCAATTGCCTCTATTCCCTGAACTCTCGACCGGACAAAATATCCCGTCTTTGGCAACACTTCCGGAATTTGGGAAAGCGCTACAAAACCTAATTCGCATGAGCGACCTCGGAGCCTTCATCGAACTTAACATACAGGGTGTTGATAAATTGTACACCATAAACCTTCATGATCTTGACATCCCAAAAGATTTTTTAAAAAATATGACCAACTATTCCCCTCTTACTGTCAAACTATTTTCCAATGACATCAGAAACGAAATTCATAAACTGACTTATGACATTAAATCCTTCTTCAATTCAAAAAACTCTTTTAAAACATCGTTTGGCTTTTTCCTGTTCCGCACTCATTTTGATGCTTGGAAAAACACCCTGGCGGAACGACAAGAATCACTTCAATCATATTTAGCCAACACATTGGGCAAAGGGAAATACGGTCATAATTGTGTAGACTTTTTTAGACTGGGATACGAACATATTGAGTCTTATTCAGATATTACCGCACCATGGGAATTTAAAAAACGCCCACTACTAAAAGATATTGAATCAGCACGTAAAATACTGCACGAAAACCAACAAACTTTATTTACACTCAAACAAACAGAAATTGAATTTCCCTTTAATGTTATCACACTGAAAACAGGACGCGTCCCGCTCGTACTCCACCAATTTCAATCTCAGGTACATGTACATTCTATTTTTAAAACGATTCATATGGAATACCTTGCCGATACCGCAATCGAATCTCTGGATGATATTCGTCAGCTTACAGAAAGTATGTGAAATTGAAACAGAAAGAATTGAATATATACCATGACGAGTTGGGGTTATCGTGCAATTGTTAGATGCCGCCACCGGCGATGTCCTTGGGGCTAATTCTTATTGGTATTCTTCATTGAGTTTGTCTAGTGCTGTAAATAATTCCATTTACGGTGCTATAAAACCATTGAAAAAATTATTGAAATAGGATAACGATTATTGGATTTCTTTCCGTTTAAAAATTTTTGGCTGTTTTATTTTTTAAGCCAACTATCACACCGTTAAATTCTTTCTCATTAGAAATGGATATGAATCAAAAACTAACAACACTTTCACACGGTTCTGGCTGAGCGTGCAAGATAGGTCCTGGTGACCTCGCTCAGGTTCTGGGCGATCTTGTATTAGAAACAGATGATCGTGTAGTTGTCGGCTTTGATGGCGCCGATGATGCCGCCGTGGTGCGCCTGGATAACGGACGCCTTCTGGTGCAAACGCTGGATTTTTTTACGCCTATCGTAGATGATCCATATGATTTTGGGCAGATCTCTGCTGCAAATGCCCTTTCCGATATTTATGCGATGGGCGGAACCCCTTTGTACGCATTAAACATTGTTGGATTTCCTATTCATGATCTTCCAAAAGAAACACTTACAACCATTCTGCAAGGTGGTGCAGATAAAGCAAAAGAAGCAGGAATTCCTGTCGTTGGCGGACATTCTGTGGATGACAAAGAACCGAAATATGGCATGGTGGTTACAGGAGAAGTATCTGAGAAAAACCTTGTGCGGAATTCCACCGCCCGCCCCGGAGATGCGTTAATGCTCACTAAACCGCTTGGTACCGGCATCATTGCGACCGCAATCAAAAAAAACAAAGCATCGGATGAAATCATTTCCGCAGCAACAATTTCCATGGCAACATTAAATAAAGCCGGAGCGGATGCAATGAAACAAGTCAATGTTCATTCTGCCACAGATGTTACTGGTTTTGGATTGTTAGGGCATTTATTCGAAATGTGCAAAGCTAGTGGAGTTTCGGCAGAAGTGAATTTTAGTGCATTGGAATTTCTTCCTGGCGTCCGGGATTTAGCAGAAGCGAACATCATACCGGGTGGAACCCAGCGAAACCTGGATTATGTAAAAGATTCCGTAGCGTTTGATTCTGCATTAACTGA is a window of Candidatus Neomarinimicrobiota bacterium DNA encoding:
- the selD gene encoding selenide, water dikinase SelD, which produces MGPGDLAQVLGDLVLETDDRVVVGFDGADDAAVVRLDNGRLLVQTLDFFTPIVDDPYDFGQISAANALSDIYAMGGTPLYALNIVGFPIHDLPKETLTTILQGGADKAKEAGIPVVGGHSVDDKEPKYGMVVTGEVSEKNLVRNSTARPGDALMLTKPLGTGIIATAIKKNKASDEIISAATISMATLNKAGADAMKQVNVHSATDVTGFGLLGHLFEMCKASGVSAEVNFSALEFLPGVRDLAEANIIPGGTQRNLDYVKDSVAFDSALTETDRMMVADAQTSGGLLVALPKNDAQDFINAFDSEYFYKPIQIGEISNQNSSVITLNN